GCTAAAATAAGTGCTGCACCAGCTCGAAGGTCTGTAGCTGATACTTCTGCACCTTGAAGTTCAGTTGGTCCAGAAATAATTGCTGTTCTACCTTCAATTTTAATGTTTCCATTCATGCGACGGAATTCTTCTACATGCATAAAACGGTTTTCGAATACTGTTTCAGTAATCACACTCGTGCCTTCAGCACATAGCATTAGTGCCATCATTTGTGATTGCATATCTGTTGGAAAACCAGGGTGCGGCATCGTTTTGATATCGGTTGCCTTAAGCTTTTCTGGTCCGATGACACGTAGACCGGTACTTTCTTCAAAAATGATGACACCCATTTCTGTCATTTTTGCAATTAATGGACGTAAATGCTCTGGTAGAACATTTTCAATGAGTACATTTCCTCCGGAGATTGCAGCTGCAATCATAAACGTTCCCGCTTCAATTCGATCAGGAATAATCGTGTGCTCTGCTGCTGTTAGTTCTTTTACACCTTCAATACGAATTGTGCCAGTACCTGCACCACGTACTTTTGCTCCCATTGCATTCAAATAGTTGGCAAGATCAACAATTTCAGGCTCTTCTGCTGCATTCTCAATGATCGTTGTACCTTTTGCCATTGTTGCTGCCATCATAATGTTTTCCGTGGCCCCTACACTTGGGAAATCTAAATAAATTTTTGCGCCACATAACTGATCTTTAACTTTTGCTTCGATAAATCCATTACCGATTTCTACTTCGGCTCCCATTGCTTCAAAGCCTTTTAAGTGTTGGTCAATTGGTCTTGAACCAATTGCACATCCTCCAGGTAAAGCGATACGTGCATGACCCTTACGTGCTAATAAAGGGCCCATCACTAAAAATGATGCTCTCATTTTACGAACATATTCAAACGGTGCTTCTACGTTTAGATCACCTTCTGCATTAACAGAAAACTGACCGTTTTCATAAGAAACATCTGCATTTAAATTTCGTAAAACTTCGCTGATTGTGTATACATCAGCAAGTGGTGGTACATCATATATTGTGCTCTTCCCTTTGCTGGCCAAAATGGATGCAGCGATGACCGGCAAAACGGCATTTTTAGCTCCTTCAACTCGGACAGTGCCGTTCAAGCGCCTGCCACCGCGGACGATGATTTTTTCCAAAGTATTCCCCTCCGCGTCCATATTCTATATTATTAATATTCAGTCGTAATAATTGGTGTGCCAATTGTAACGGTTATTTCGCCGCCCAATCGTAATTCTTCTCTTAATGCTACTTTAATTTCATCGATTGTCCGTTCGTTTCAATTGAATTAACCAAAAAAGATGTGTATGCTGATAATGAAACGAAAGATTTCTCGAGAAGTTGTTCAACGTAATCAGCCTCAAAGTCTGTGACAATTTCTGTTGCTCGTTCATTAATGCCTGTTTGCCATTGCCTCCTGCTACTGTCCCTTCAACGGATCGATGGATTGTATGCAGCGATTTACCCGTGGCGAACAGAGTGGAGAACGCGGTTTCCCTATTAGGTACGGGAATAAACGAAGCTTCATATATTATATACGCTTTTTAGTGATGGTTGTTTCACTTAAAAGTGCAAAATTGCCACTTTTTTTTGAAGCAGTTAAGTTGCATCTCAGTTTAGCGACTCTTGCCAAACTAGATCATCTGCTTTTCGTCAACTATTTAAGAGATGTTATGCGTTGCTCAGCATATTTATAAAGTTCATTTGCTAAAAGAAATCACTCTTCATACAATGACGATATAAATAAGTGCACTGTTGACGAACAACCGTTCTGTGAATTGTTACATTCTATTATGCGTTTTTTTGTCACATCAGTGGATAAATGTGCCTCATTTTCATTAGGTCGACTTTTGAATCGCTAATAAATACCAACTCTAAATTGATAAATGAAATTTCCTCTTACCTTCTCCCAAGACGCTCTTTCCAACGACTATTTCTTATTTAAATTGTTGCCTCTTAGGAAAAAGACATACATGGAAGTATCCACTAATTAATGACAAGAGCGACTAACCATGGTGTAATTACTTTTTCTGTTAAAACAGATGTCTTAGCATCATAGACCAATTCAAATAATTGAGTAAGAAGCTGCTTACTAAGTGGGTAATACTAAGAGTAAATAAAACTATAAATGCTTTTGCCTTTACCCCTTCTGGGTTCTTTAAAAATAAATCGAACTTAAAAGACTGGATTGACCACCAGACAACGATAAGCACTAATAAGTTAACAATAATACTCAACAATGCCTGTTGACCCATAGACTCAAGCATTTTAACCCCTCCACATACATTCGTAACAGCTTCAATGTTTACGACGACTTTTTTATCTCCCCTCATTTATACCATTTTGCTTAACCACTCATTTGTTAAAAAGGGCTAACCTTAAATGAATAAACGGGGACAAACTTAATGATACATAAAAGTGGCTGAAAATGCTATGGTTAAATTCCCTAATTTTGTAGGATTATACTCCTGTTTGTTGCATATGGAGGATATTTGTTTGTTGCTGTCGAATGAGCTCAAATCGACTTTGTATTTAAGTACATAACCCAAGATGTTTGCTTGTAAACCTACTCCAAGAAAAAACTTCAATTTTCTTACAGAGCTACTTTGTTAGTACTTATTTTCAACAGCCACTCTTGAGAGATTTCTTTCCTCCATTTAATTTTTTCAAACATTTTTAACACCAAAGTTTATTTAGTGCCTTGAAAAAATCGAGTGCCTCCCCTGAGCTTTTTATACTAAGCTTATCGCCAAGTCTGATCATAAAAAAAGCCCCGCCACTAACACACTCAGTAAATAGTGCGTAAGCAGGGGACTTTTTCTGTCCGTCATACAAATCTTTTACATAAACATTGCCATCCAGCCTATGTTGTTAAAGTAATTCGTTAACAAGTTTGGCAAGATTCCTAAAAGAATCGTTCCCACAAGAGAAACGGTAACAACTGCTGATAAGGCAGTAGGTACTTGAAGTTCTCTATCACTTTCTTTTGGTTCACGCATGAACATTTGCTTGATGATCCCAAAGTAGTAATAAAACGAAACGATACTTGTAACAATCATGATCACTGCAAGCCATAGCATATCAGCTGTGACAGCTCCGTATAAAATATATACTTTGCCAAAGAATCCAGCTGTAAGTGGTAGCCCGCCGAGTGAGACGAGAAATACGGTCATGGCAATGGCCATATACGGTGAACGGCGATACAGCCCTGAAAAGCTTGTGATGTCTTCACTTCCCGCTTTTTCTGTAACAAGCGTAATAACCGCAAATGCACCTAATGTCATTAGTACATAAGCAACAGCGTAAAATGCCACCATACTTAGTGTTGTATTTAACGTTAAAGCAGCTGCAATTGGAACGAGTATATATCCCGCCTGCGCAATTCCAGAATAAGCCATAAGTCTTTTTACATTCGTTTGTGTTAAAGCGATAAAGTTTCCGACAATCATTGTCAGAGCCGCTAAAATTGCGAAAATGAAAGCCCATTCTGTATATACTGAGCCAAATCCTACGAAGAAGACGCGTAAGATGATCCCAAATGCTGCAAGCTTGGAAACAACTGTTAAAAATGCTGTAACCGGAGTCGGTGACCCTTCATATACGTCTGGAGCCCACATATGGAACGGAACGATGGCAATTTTAAAGCCAAAACCTGCTAACATAAATAATAAGCTAAGTGTGACCATAAACGTATATTCTTCAAATAGAGTCGGCATTACTTGCCCAATCTCTACAAGACTTGTCGTTCCTGTTAATCCATATAGGAATGACATTCCGTATAAAATAAACGCTGACGCTGCTCCACCTAAAATCACATATTTTAAAGCAGCTTCTGTTGACTTCTTCGTATGCTTTTTAAACCCGGCTAAACAGTACGAAGAAATACTGAGAATCTCTAGACCGATGAATAGCGTAATTAAGTCTGCTGAGGAGACCATAATCATCGTTCCTAACGCTGCAAAGAGCATAAGTGAATAATATTCTCCTTGATAGACATCTTCATTACGGTCTAAGTAGTACATACTTATTGCGATAACGAGCGCTACTCCTGAGAGGAGAATGACTTTAAAGATCATCGCAAACGCATCAATATAGAACATATCAGCAATACTAGCTGTTTGATTATTTGTCAAAATCACGAGTACGATCGTGATTAAAAGGGAAATGATACTTAAACGCCCAATAAAAGGCTTTTTCCCATGGATCCCAGTCATAAAGTCGATTGTAAAGATAATCAGCGCCAGAGTAGCAAAAACAATTTCCGGAGTCATTAAAGACCAGTTGGCATCAAAAGCTGACATTGTCTTTAACCCCCTATCCTCGACACGAAGTCGATTACTGTAATGTTGATGACGTCACTTAAGATGTTCGGGTAAATTCCAATAAGGAGACTTAATGCTAATAGTCCTACCATCGGAATATATTCCATTGGCCTTGCATCTTGGAGACCTTTATATTTCTCATTCATTTCTCCAAATGTTGTGCGTTGCATTGCCCAAAGGAGGTATGCTGCGGTTAAAATGATTCCAAGTCCTGCGATCACACCAATTAATGTTGCTGCTGGAATAATTTCAGCCGGTGCACCAAAGATACCGATAAATGCTAACAACTCACTGACAAAGCCTGATAACCCTGGAAGGCCAACTGACGCCATCGCGGCTGCTAACATAAAACCTGCAAGTATAGGAATTGATTTGGATAAGCCGCCAAGTTCTGAAATCGTTCTTGTCTTTGTTCGTTCATAAATAGCACCGACCATAAAGAATAGTAAGGCAGCTATGAACCCGTGCGAGACGAGCTGGAAAATCGCTCCTTGCATTCCTGATACAGTAACTGATGCAGCTCCGAGTAAAACAATACCCATATGACTAATACTCGAGAAGGCAACAAGTCGTTTCAAATCGGTTTGAACGAGTGCGAGCAATGCTCCATATATAATGTTGATAACACCAAGAATTGCAATGAGAGTTGCAAATCGAGCTGCTTGATCTGGCAAAATACCAAATGCGATTCTTAATAAACCGTAACCACCCATTTTTAATAACACACCTGCTAAAATCATACTCGCAGCAGTTGGTGCTTCAACGTGTGCATTTGGTAACCACGTATGGAACGGGAAGATCGGTAGCTTAACGGCAAAAGCAACGAATAAGGCTAAGAATAACCCGCCTTTAAATGTAGCTGTTAATGCTTCTGGGTTTGCCGGATTCGCATAAATTTCCGCTAAGCGGATCATACTAAAGGATGTTTCTTGGAAATTCATCGCTTCTGCGCCTTTTAAGTACATCGCAATAAAGGCAATGAACATGATCGCACTTCCAAGCCCTGTATAGACTAAGAACTTAAATGATGCATATTCCTTCCCTTTTCCACCCCAAATTCCGATAATGAAAAACATTGGAATTAGCGTTAGCTCAAAGAATAAGAAGAAAAGGAACAAATCTAAAGAAACAAATACACCGAGCATCCCTGTAAGAAGAACGAGAATCCAAACGTAAAATTCTTTTACTCGTTCCTTAATAGAAAAGGATGCAAAGATTGATAGTGTCGTAACGACGGTCGTTAATACGAGAAGTGGCATTGAAAGACCGTCAACACCCAATTCATAGTTTAATTGAAGAAAGCCGATATCAATCCACGGAACAAATTGTTCAAATTGTAATCCTGAATAGCTTCGATCAAATCCATGCCAGATAACAAGTGATAAGACAAGCGTAATGACACCGGTTCCTACTGCTAATGAACGAATGACATTTTGATTCTCTTTTGGAATGGTTAAGATAAACAGCGCCACAATGAGTGGTAAAAACACGAGAATTGATAGAATATTTGGGATCATC
The Bacillus shivajii DNA segment above includes these coding regions:
- a CDS encoding complex I subunit 4 family protein, which translates into the protein MIPNILSILVFLPLIVALFILTIPKENQNVIRSLAVGTGVITLVLSLVIWHGFDRSYSGLQFEQFVPWIDIGFLQLNYELGVDGLSMPLLVLTTVVTTLSIFASFSIKERVKEFYVWILVLLTGMLGVFVSLDLFLFFLFFELTLIPMFFIIGIWGGKGKEYASFKFLVYTGLGSAIMFIAFIAMYLKGAEAMNFQETSFSMIRLAEIYANPANPEALTATFKGGLFLALFVAFAVKLPIFPFHTWLPNAHVEAPTAASMILAGVLLKMGGYGLLRIAFGILPDQAARFATLIAILGVINIIYGALLALVQTDLKRLVAFSSISHMGIVLLGAASVTVSGMQGAIFQLVSHGFIAALLFFMVGAIYERTKTRTISELGGLSKSIPILAGFMLAAAMASVGLPGLSGFVSELLAFIGIFGAPAEIIPAATLIGVIAGLGIILTAAYLLWAMQRTTFGEMNEKYKGLQDARPMEYIPMVGLLALSLLIGIYPNILSDVINITVIDFVSRIGG
- a CDS encoding NADH-quinone oxidoreductase subunit N, coding for MSAFDANWSLMTPEIVFATLALIIFTIDFMTGIHGKKPFIGRLSIISLLITIVLVILTNNQTASIADMFYIDAFAMIFKVILLSGVALVIAISMYYLDRNEDVYQGEYYSLMLFAALGTMIMVSSADLITLFIGLEILSISSYCLAGFKKHTKKSTEAALKYVILGGAASAFILYGMSFLYGLTGTTSLVEIGQVMPTLFEEYTFMVTLSLLFMLAGFGFKIAIVPFHMWAPDVYEGSPTPVTAFLTVVSKLAAFGIILRVFFVGFGSVYTEWAFIFAILAALTMIVGNFIALTQTNVKRLMAYSGIAQAGYILVPIAAALTLNTTLSMVAFYAVAYVLMTLGAFAVITLVTEKAGSEDITSFSGLYRRSPYMAIAMTVFLVSLGGLPLTAGFFGKVYILYGAVTADMLWLAVIMIVTSIVSFYYYFGIIKQMFMREPKESDRELQVPTALSAVVTVSLVGTILLGILPNLLTNYFNNIGWMAMFM
- the murA gene encoding UDP-N-acetylglucosamine 1-carboxyvinyltransferase; translated protein: MEKIIVRGGRRLNGTVRVEGAKNAVLPVIAASILASKGKSTIYDVPPLADVYTISEVLRNLNADVSYENGQFSVNAEGDLNVEAPFEYVRKMRASFLVMGPLLARKGHARIALPGGCAIGSRPIDQHLKGFEAMGAEVEIGNGFIEAKVKDQLCGAKIYLDFPSVGATENIMMAATMAKGTTIIENAAEEPEIVDLANYLNAMGAKVRGAGTGTIRIEGVKELTAAEHTIIPDRIEAGTFMIAAAISGGNVLIENVLPEHLRPLIAKMTEMGVIIFEESTGLRVIGPEKLKATDIKTMPHPGFPTDMQSQMMALMLCAEGTSVITETVFENRFMHVEEFRRMNGNIKIEGRTAIISGPTELQGAEVSATDLRAGAALILAGLVADGYTRVTELKHVDRGYVNFSGKLKNLGADIERVYEEEHTELENLEAPAPLKMDPNFA
- a CDS encoding DUF1146 family protein yields the protein MLESMGQQALLSIIVNLLVLIVVWWSIQSFKFDLFLKNPEGVKAKAFIVLFTLSITHLVSSFLLNYLNWSMMLRHLF
- a CDS encoding YwmB family TATA-box binding protein, with product MNERATEIVTDFEADYVEQLLEKSFVSLSAYTSFLVNSIETNGQSMKLK